A region from the Achromobacter seleniivolatilans genome encodes:
- a CDS encoding ATP-binding protein gives MLFQESQTVVHDGEAAPKVPALLLHLFATALLACIAAGAFFSIYWFLNDTLSTYRRQMNAAAYNAQLFFDQREILLRSLSSSAVRNTDGAAVSETPRYFGNSQQIEVIPLQESGDAFDWALILTPRDLNDVALAHTQLVYTSVRNGRSSLILTLPGHDANFQDSSLQQWLANALTAADQGIQRDGRNPIVWLKPPTDRYNLIYLYTPMDSLRPKSGWIGLEVGNIDAAIDLSSMTGGRYALYDQHGNAVLHSAPAAVLADFAKRAPRADSFGLWGAGFLPEYVVLNKSVGDDGWRLVYYAPITRILGDTALALQITLAAAVLLFTAVILGVRNIQQKLVGPAMRQYQALAESVSLNRKLIEVAPVGLCMLRRTDGAPILSNERARQWLLSDAALLPRILAFYDGGLGNEHVLPDGRCVHLAFAPITYRGEIVVLCGINDISAFKQVETSIMQAKREAEAANQAKTMFLATMSHEIRTPLFGILGTLEMLGLTAVDQRQQQYLDTMQQSSATLLRTINDTLDLSSIEAGHLALESSAFNPVELLDSVIISYAARAESKDLRIYAVVDVDTPAAVLGDATRIRQILNNLVSNAIKFAESGQVVVRLHVDRPGTDTATLSFQVADTGVGIAPEHHAHLFEPYYRADTGQAHAVPGTGLGLAICHRLSVLMGGSLSATSEPGLGTSISFSITLPVTAAVDDFEGIALDPTPVYVRGAVNEIVKNLCSWLRHWGALAMPYPIDGTVPDDAGILVETWPRSAQRIPWAGARVMAQGPGARSRQDGGHNNWTANAFSLYSIGRAVRQAQDGVAATESLGHKGKRDALNLHLLVVEDNPISLQILQEQVEHLGCTVVAAVNGREVLARSDISAFDAILTDLQMPHVDGRELTRRLRAQGYTRPILGITANAFAEDLRLSAAAGMTSVLLKPLPIAVLRQTLLALKEAL, from the coding sequence ATGCTTTTCCAGGAATCTCAAACTGTGGTGCATGATGGCGAAGCTGCCCCTAAGGTGCCTGCGCTGCTACTGCACCTTTTCGCTACCGCTTTGTTGGCGTGCATTGCCGCAGGCGCTTTTTTCTCCATATATTGGTTCCTGAACGACACACTCTCCACCTACCGCCGGCAGATGAATGCCGCGGCCTACAACGCCCAGCTCTTCTTTGACCAGCGCGAAATCCTGTTGCGTTCGCTTTCCTCGTCTGCTGTGCGCAACACGGATGGCGCGGCAGTCTCAGAAACACCGCGCTACTTCGGTAATTCCCAGCAAATTGAAGTGATTCCCCTGCAAGAAAGTGGGGACGCGTTCGATTGGGCATTGATCTTGACCCCGCGAGATCTGAACGACGTCGCCCTGGCCCATACGCAGCTCGTGTACACCTCGGTGCGCAACGGCCGCAGCTCGCTGATTCTTACCCTGCCCGGGCACGACGCCAACTTTCAGGATTCCTCATTGCAGCAGTGGCTGGCGAATGCGCTGACTGCCGCCGACCAAGGAATTCAGCGCGACGGTCGCAACCCTATCGTGTGGCTCAAGCCTCCGACGGACAGATATAACCTCATCTATCTGTACACGCCGATGGACTCTCTCAGACCCAAGTCTGGCTGGATCGGGCTGGAGGTCGGCAACATTGACGCCGCCATCGACTTATCGTCCATGACCGGCGGCCGCTACGCCCTCTATGACCAACACGGCAATGCGGTGCTGCATAGCGCACCCGCGGCGGTGCTTGCCGATTTTGCCAAGCGGGCGCCCCGCGCGGATTCTTTTGGGCTGTGGGGCGCAGGGTTTCTGCCCGAGTACGTCGTGTTGAACAAGTCTGTCGGAGACGACGGCTGGCGGCTGGTCTATTACGCGCCAATCACCCGGATATTGGGCGATACCGCGCTTGCGCTGCAAATAACCCTTGCTGCCGCTGTGCTGCTCTTCACTGCCGTCATCCTGGGCGTACGCAACATCCAGCAAAAACTGGTTGGACCCGCCATGCGCCAATATCAGGCATTGGCCGAAAGCGTCTCTTTGAATCGCAAACTGATTGAAGTCGCGCCAGTCGGGCTGTGCATGTTGCGGCGCACGGACGGCGCGCCAATTCTATCGAACGAGCGGGCCAGGCAATGGCTGCTGAGTGATGCTGCGCTGCTGCCGCGCATCCTGGCGTTCTATGACGGCGGCTTGGGTAACGAACACGTGTTGCCGGACGGCCGCTGCGTTCATCTGGCGTTTGCACCTATCACCTATCGGGGCGAGATCGTTGTGCTGTGCGGCATCAACGACATCTCGGCGTTCAAGCAAGTTGAAACCTCGATCATGCAGGCCAAGCGCGAAGCAGAAGCCGCCAATCAGGCGAAAACCATGTTTCTCGCCACCATGAGCCACGAGATCCGGACTCCCCTGTTCGGCATTCTAGGCACGCTGGAAATGCTAGGCCTGACCGCCGTTGATCAAAGGCAGCAGCAGTACCTGGATACCATGCAGCAATCGTCCGCGACCCTGTTGCGCACCATTAACGACACCCTGGATCTATCCAGCATCGAAGCCGGACATCTGGCGCTGGAATCCAGCGCATTCAACCCGGTTGAACTGCTGGATTCCGTCATCATCAGCTATGCCGCGCGGGCGGAAAGCAAGGATTTGCGCATTTATGCCGTCGTGGACGTCGATACGCCAGCCGCGGTACTGGGCGATGCGACGCGTATCCGGCAAATTTTGAACAACCTGGTCAGCAATGCGATCAAGTTTGCGGAATCGGGCCAAGTGGTCGTGCGTCTGCATGTTGACCGCCCCGGCACGGATACCGCAACGCTATCGTTCCAGGTGGCGGATACCGGCGTCGGCATTGCGCCGGAACACCATGCGCATTTGTTTGAACCTTATTACCGCGCAGACACTGGCCAGGCGCATGCCGTGCCCGGCACGGGTTTGGGCCTGGCCATCTGCCATCGGCTGTCTGTGCTGATGGGAGGTTCGCTATCGGCTACTAGCGAACCTGGTCTGGGCACCAGTATTTCGTTTTCGATCACGCTACCGGTAACCGCTGCCGTCGATGACTTCGAGGGCATTGCGCTGGACCCAACCCCGGTTTATGTGCGAGGGGCTGTCAATGAGATAGTCAAAAACCTGTGCAGCTGGCTGCGCCATTGGGGAGCCCTGGCGATGCCTTATCCCATCGACGGCACGGTGCCGGACGATGCGGGCATTTTGGTCGAAACCTGGCCGCGCTCTGCACAACGGATACCTTGGGCGGGCGCGCGGGTGATGGCGCAAGGACCGGGCGCCCGGTCTCGGCAAGATGGCGGTCACAACAACTGGACGGCCAATGCCTTCAGTCTTTACAGCATAGGCCGTGCAGTGCGCCAGGCTCAGGACGGCGTCGCCGCCACCGAGTCGCTAGGCCACAAAGGCAAACGGGATGCCCTGAACCTGCACCTGTTGGTGGTTGAAGACAACCCGATCAGCTTGCAGATTCTGCAAGAGCAGGTTGAGCATTTGGGTTGCACCGTAGTGGCCGCAGTAAACGGCCGCGAGGTGCTGGCACGTTCGGATATTTCGGCGTTTGACGCCATTCTTACCGATTTGCAAATGCCCCATGTGGATGGCCGCGAGTTGACCCGAAGGCTGCGAGCCCAGGGCTACACACGCCCTATTCTGGGAATTACGGCTAACGCATTTGCAGAAGATCTGCGGTTAAGCGCTGCTGCGGGAATGACGTCCGTATTGCTCAAACCGTTGCCCATTGCCGTCTTGCGCCAAACACTACTAGCTCTGAAGGAAGCACTCTGA
- a CDS encoding Crp/Fnr family transcriptional regulator, with protein sequence MTNINFATALAAPVPLLAAHPLFLDLPQSVQAALLDGAKIQSAPAGTMFFREGEDAREFLLVESGQTEVLRYGINGDDRVFQVFEAGHLVAEAAMFMPHGRYPMCARARTDTVVHRLQGSVLRGACATHAPLAMRMLGHLGQKLYGRVNQVEWLSSSTASQRLAAYLLNLHASQGNPMVQLPLSQRQLALQLGIRAETLSRLLTDWAGRGYVAGKRREWTLHNRKPLEELARAEKRGF encoded by the coding sequence ATGACAAATATCAATTTCGCAACCGCGCTGGCGGCGCCCGTCCCGCTCCTGGCGGCGCATCCGCTATTTCTCGACTTGCCGCAATCGGTCCAGGCAGCATTGCTGGACGGGGCGAAAATCCAATCCGCGCCTGCTGGCACCATGTTCTTTCGCGAAGGCGAAGACGCGCGGGAGTTCTTGCTTGTGGAAAGCGGACAGACGGAAGTCTTGCGATATGGAATCAACGGCGACGATCGGGTCTTCCAGGTATTTGAAGCCGGACACCTGGTGGCCGAAGCCGCGATGTTCATGCCGCACGGCAGATATCCGATGTGCGCCCGCGCACGCACTGATACCGTAGTTCACCGCTTGCAGGGCAGCGTGCTGCGGGGCGCGTGCGCCACGCACGCGCCGCTTGCCATGCGCATGCTCGGTCATCTGGGACAGAAGCTCTACGGAAGGGTCAATCAGGTGGAGTGGCTATCGTCCAGCACGGCGTCGCAGCGCTTGGCGGCGTACCTGTTGAACCTGCACGCCAGCCAAGGCAATCCCATGGTGCAACTGCCACTGAGCCAGCGGCAATTGGCCCTGCAACTGGGTATTCGTGCAGAAACGCTAAGCCGTTTGCTGACCGACTGGGCTGGCCGCGGCTATGTTGCGGGCAAGCGCCGAGAATGGACCTTGCACAATAGAAAGCCGCTTGAAGAGTTGGCCCGGGCGGAAAAACGCGGCTTCTGA
- a CDS encoding ABC transporter substrate-binding protein, translating to MSFPLMHMAHTGALRDHAVTLEYRHWQNPDQLRVLLARKEVDITAAPSSLAALLANRGESVRLVNISVWGILWLVSRDPAVRSFGDLQGQELLVPFQRDLPATLIDRLLTSQTVPGVEPVRQRRTRDAQDAIALMLAGQGKHAVLVEPAVSLLLWRDAQQGSGELRRVESLEQAWRVRFPEQPELPQAGVMLNSTVAGDAKLAAAVERAYAESAVWCKAQVSACAEIVRVYLPQLPQPAIEDAIRSTRLDSRSASAVRPQLEALYRLLGDEDLQAIGGRLPDVGFYGP from the coding sequence GTGTCATTTCCTTTGATGCACATGGCACACACGGGGGCACTGCGTGATCATGCGGTCACCCTGGAATACCGGCACTGGCAAAACCCGGACCAACTGCGCGTTCTGCTTGCCCGCAAAGAGGTCGATATCACCGCGGCCCCCAGCAGTCTGGCCGCTTTGCTGGCCAATCGGGGCGAATCCGTGCGGCTGGTGAACATCTCGGTGTGGGGAATTTTATGGCTGGTCAGCCGCGACCCGGCGGTGCGCAGTTTTGGTGATTTACAGGGCCAAGAGCTGCTGGTGCCATTTCAACGCGACCTTCCCGCCACGCTGATCGACCGTTTACTGACGTCTCAAACCGTGCCGGGGGTTGAGCCGGTACGCCAGCGGCGCACACGCGATGCCCAGGATGCGATCGCCTTGATGTTGGCAGGGCAGGGCAAACATGCGGTGCTGGTGGAACCTGCTGTGTCGCTGTTGCTCTGGCGAGATGCCCAGCAAGGCTCGGGCGAGTTGCGGCGCGTGGAAAGCCTGGAGCAAGCGTGGCGTGTCCGTTTTCCGGAGCAGCCCGAGCTTCCGCAAGCCGGCGTAATGCTGAACTCAACCGTGGCGGGCGACGCCAAGCTTGCCGCGGCGGTGGAACGCGCCTATGCCGAATCGGCAGTCTGGTGCAAAGCGCAGGTGAGTGCATGCGCCGAAATCGTTCGCGTATACCTGCCGCAACTGCCGCAGCCTGCCATCGAAGACGCGATCCGCTCCACGCGCTTGGACAGCCGCAGCGCCAGCGCTGTCCGGCCGCAATTGGAAGCGCTGTACCGGTTGCTGGGCGACGAAGATTTGCAGGCCATCGGCGGCCGTCTGCCCGACGTAGGGTTCTACGGACCATGA
- a CDS encoding ABC transporter permease, translating into MTRQTISGPARQVPKIWAVGGVILLLGAWQVAANALGPMLMATPWATLRALGPLIRDPAFLPAVSASLERIVLGVGTGCLLGFALGVLAAHSPQLRAVLEPLRWLLMAIPPIVVVVLAMLWFGLGSTMVMFMTVLMMAPGMYVNTVKGMLQVDRDLVEMSHVYRFGAWRRLLHLYLPALTAPLTAALLIALSGGVRLVVMAEVLGADSGVGYALANARSTFDSAQLYAWVLLILLLVAALEFALLQPLQRRLGMWREPSHA; encoded by the coding sequence ATGACGCGCCAGACTATTTCCGGCCCAGCGCGGCAAGTGCCCAAGATTTGGGCCGTTGGAGGCGTCATCCTGCTGCTGGGCGCCTGGCAAGTGGCAGCCAATGCTCTGGGCCCGATGCTGATGGCGACACCCTGGGCGACATTGCGCGCCTTGGGGCCGTTGATACGCGACCCGGCATTTCTTCCGGCCGTAAGCGCCAGCCTTGAACGCATTGTGCTGGGCGTGGGCACCGGGTGTCTGTTGGGTTTTGCTTTGGGCGTGCTGGCGGCGCACAGCCCGCAATTGCGCGCCGTGCTGGAACCGCTGCGCTGGTTGCTGATGGCGATTCCGCCGATCGTCGTGGTGGTGCTGGCCATGCTGTGGTTCGGGCTGGGTTCGACCATGGTGATGTTCATGACCGTGCTGATGATGGCGCCGGGCATGTACGTGAACACGGTAAAGGGCATGTTGCAGGTCGACCGGGATTTGGTCGAGATGAGCCACGTTTACCGCTTTGGCGCTTGGCGCCGCCTGCTTCACCTGTATCTGCCGGCACTGACGGCGCCGCTTACCGCAGCGCTGCTGATCGCCTTGAGCGGCGGCGTTCGGCTGGTAGTGATGGCAGAGGTGCTGGGCGCGGATAGCGGAGTGGGATACGCGCTTGCCAATGCCCGCAGCACCTTCGACAGCGCCCAGCTTTACGCCTGGGTGCTTCTGATCCTGTTGCTGGTAGCCGCGCTGGAGTTCGCTTTGCTGCAACCCTTGCAGCGCCGCCTGGGCATGTGGCGGGAGCCGAGCCATGCTTGA
- a CDS encoding ABC transporter ATP-binding protein, with amino-acid sequence MLELHHVSLSYGRTAVLQDVSLRLEPGQRIGVLGPSGAGKSSLLKLAAGLAQPTQGRLRNAFRHPVLVFQEPRLLPWRRVLENIEIPLRAAGMDTAAARQRARHWLDAVGLAETALSWPRELSGGMAQRVSLARAFALHADLLLLDEPFSALDPVLRAAMAELCLTHVRETGAALLCISHHPAEQARLVQSWAQVSTGRLVWPAAEIPHCATATSSIPSDTRLAPSPTP; translated from the coding sequence ATGCTTGAGCTGCACCACGTCAGTCTGAGCTACGGCCGCACCGCAGTGCTGCAAGACGTAAGCCTGCGCTTGGAACCCGGCCAGCGCATTGGCGTCCTGGGACCCAGCGGGGCGGGCAAGAGCAGCCTGCTCAAACTGGCTGCGGGTTTGGCGCAGCCTACGCAGGGCCGTTTGCGCAACGCCTTCCGTCATCCTGTGCTGGTCTTTCAAGAACCCCGGTTGCTGCCTTGGCGCCGGGTGTTGGAAAACATCGAGATCCCGCTACGTGCCGCAGGCATGGATACCGCCGCCGCACGCCAACGCGCCCGGCATTGGCTGGATGCCGTCGGGCTGGCCGAGACGGCCCTTTCCTGGCCGCGCGAACTATCCGGAGGCATGGCGCAACGCGTCTCGCTTGCGCGCGCCTTTGCGCTGCATGCCGATTTGCTGTTGTTGGACGAGCCCTTCAGTGCGCTGGACCCGGTGTTGCGTGCGGCCATGGCAGAGCTGTGCCTGACGCATGTGCGCGAGACGGGGGCTGCGCTGCTTTGCATCAGCCATCACCCGGCAGAGCAGGCGCGGCTGGTCCAAAGCTGGGCGCAGGTGAGTACCGGCCGGCTGGTCTGGCCGGCGGCCGAGATCCCGCACTGCGCCACCGCAACCTCTTCAATCCCTTCTGATACACGGCTTGCGCCGTCCCCTACGCCATGA
- a CDS encoding CopD family copper resistance protein, whose protein sequence is MSYPVLLILHLFAALFFIGTVFFEVLVLESVRKHVPRDAMRLLEVQIGTRVRKLIPWVLLVLYSAGIGMAWQHRAALAHPFSSSFGLMLTLKIVLALSVFGHFLTAMTMRRRGKLHSRFSQRLHLSVFCHMVGIVLLAKSMFYLHW, encoded by the coding sequence ATGAGCTATCCCGTCCTGCTGATCTTGCATTTGTTCGCCGCGCTGTTTTTTATCGGCACGGTGTTTTTTGAAGTTCTGGTCCTGGAAAGCGTGCGCAAGCACGTGCCACGAGATGCGATGCGCCTGCTTGAAGTCCAGATAGGGACTCGGGTCCGCAAGCTGATTCCCTGGGTGCTGCTGGTGCTTTACAGCGCAGGCATCGGCATGGCCTGGCAGCACCGGGCAGCGTTGGCGCATCCGTTTTCAAGCAGCTTTGGACTGATGCTGACTCTGAAGATTGTGCTGGCTCTAAGCGTTTTCGGCCACTTTCTGACCGCAATGACGATGCGACGCCGGGGGAAATTGCATTCGCGTTTTTCGCAACGCCTGCACCTGAGCGTCTTCTGTCACATGGTCGGCATCGTGTTGCTGGCCAAGTCTATGTTTTATCTGCATTGGTAA